Part of the Nicotiana sylvestris chromosome 2, ASM39365v2, whole genome shotgun sequence genome, tgttttctttcttaaaattttttGTTAGTCATTTCTTCAACTTCACTAAttgtttttgtttctttaactCTAGTTATTATTGCATCAAGATATCTTGCCTACTAAACTGATTGCTTTCTTCCTTCCAATTTTTACAGGATATCAGCAATGTTTACTATGAAACTGAATACAGAACAGAGTGGTGTCGGGTTAATTCTACTCTGATCCCCTGTTTTTTGTTTGCGAGGAAATTCTCACGAGGGGCTGCAATGCGCCTCTTGAGTGAAGGAGTAGTTTCTCAGTTTGATGCCTCCTCCATAATGAACTCAACACCGTGATTTCATGAGCCTTTTTTTGGTAGTTTTTGACCTTCGCAGTATACTCGGTGAGGGGATTAGTTGCCCTTGATAGAATTACAACCTACGTGTGTTACAACACCTCTAGCTTACTGATATAGGAAATATACAGGTGGAAGCTGATTGTATTATGGTTCATGTAAGACTTAGTACTGTAGATAAAAACACATTACTTGGTATCTGCCTAATATGCTAggaattcttttctttctttttcattcggCTCATACTGCATTATATTTCGAATGGGAAAAGCAAGGGTTCATTTTTGTATGATTGTCTTGAGATAGAAAATACCTCCAGTTTCTTCCCAAAGATGCTTATAAGAAGTTTGTCCATTCTTTGTCAATTTCAACCGAGAGAACTGCTCTCATTGGTTAGATTGTAGTGTGCTCTAAGCTAAAAGGGACATGATCTCATCACTTAGGGCTGTCGATCATTTAAAATTCAGGCGCGATAACTATTGATTTTTTTTAATGATGGGCATCGGATTAGTTTGTCCAAACTTCTACTATTTACTTGGTACCTACTGCTGTCTGCTCTCTGTCAGTACAGGTTGATAAAATGAATGTTTTATCTTAATCGTAAAAGACTTTGTGTACAGTTTCAACCCGTTTTTGCTACAGAATGAATGAACGTATAGAGAAAGATATATTTCCTGAAGTGAATCCAAACCGATAAACCATGAACAGAAGGAGATGTTTCAGTTTCTTGCTTCTCCATAATTACTACTCATATAACAATGACTGCCTTTAACAAAGTGACTTCTATTGTTAGGGAAATTAAGACCAATACATTTGGATgaatattatcaataagaaaGTGGTGAAATGCCACTACACTTGCTTTATATCTAGACACTAATAAGACTTAAACAAGGTCTTGTTTCCATCCTTGATGGCGTGCTCTGAGTTCCCACATAGCAGTAATTTGTCTCTGTGCTTCTAAAGCAATTTCAGCCTTTTCTCTAGCCTCTTCACAAGTTCCCATCCCTGAAGTGCATTTATCTGCCTCCTTTTGATATTGAGACACCATCTTTTTTGCCTCCAGCAGTGCCATGTCTGCTCTTCTCTGATTTTCCGTTGTTTCATTCTCCATTTGCTTTAATTCCTCTGTCAACGACGCCGTGAAGTTTCTTTCCTCATCCTCGCTCACCCCCAGATCATGTTCCATGCAATCTATGAAACAATGGAGAAAAAGAAAAGCTATCATTCAGGAAAAGGTGGTTATAATAATAAGTAGCAAAGGTTGAGAAAACTGACCTGTAAAAGAAGTCACATTCACACCTGAGAAAGAAATAAAGAGTGATCCTTATCAAACATACTATTGAAACATCTCAACACCAAGGGAGTAACTGCGAGCTATTTATATTTACTTAATGATTCCGTAGCTTATGAATAATAGGTCAATTCCAAGACAAATGTTTTGTCTCATATGTGAATCAAACTTTTTGAAGTCAGTGGATTTACATTGCATGCGGTACTTTACCATAAATTAACATACATACATACTATCACAATGAAATTACGACTTTACTAGCCTAATCATTCCACTTTTTGTTCTCAAATATCCTAAGATCAAAAATTTAAATTCGGTGAGTTCGAAAATTTATTATAAACATGCATGTGATTTATTAGAGGATGTTTACAAGATGAGAGGAAATTGGGTAGTTACCTTGTTGAAAAGAGAGAAGGGGCCAAGTAGCACAATCACAAGGACAAGAGGGGCAAGAATAATGGGCAGAGGAAGAAATAGTTTCAGAGAGATGCCAATAGAGTGGTGGACCTGCTACATAACCAGTAATGCACAATCCCATAATTAACACCACAAACATCACCATCTTCCCATTCCACCTGCTTCTTCCATGTTTATGTTGTGGATTCATTTCCCTCTTAATtatctcttttcttctctttcttgaaCTGTTATGTCTATGTTAAAGAGCTTTTTAAGGATCTATAATGTAACTGTGACTGAGCTACTCTTGAagttttcttttttgatatctAATCTTTAGGACTTGGTTGTTTTTTGTTATCTATGCGAGACTTGGTGCATGGATTTTGGGAGATGTTAAAACTGGACAACTCTATACGTGGTAAATGTTAGAATTAGGAAAATTAAAAGTGTTGTTTTTTCTAGATTTTAGATGACATTACCATCGTATAATTAGGCGTACAAAAAAACACTTACAATTATGTAAACAATATAGTACGTTCTACGTACAAACCTTTTTATATTAACctgattttttaaaataaaaattgccTGTGTTATGTTGTAGGAGCGAAACATCCCATAGTTTAATAGCTTTTGATTGACAAAATTATGAATCTAATCGGATTAAACATTTGCATCAAAGGTTAAGAAAAGTGAGGAAATGAGAGTAAAAAGGAAGAAAAACGTGAAAACAAAAAGATTTTGTAATATATACACCCAAACCCCCACCCCAAAAATGGTCTCGTATAAATGCAAAGGAATATATGCCTATGTTGACCGTTACTCTCGTTTCTAGACGTGGATCAATTTGTTTGCAGGGTAAAAGTGATTTTGTGTGTGTATATAACATGATTTTATGTTTGTCTGCAAATGAAATATCTTTTTTCGAAATTGTTGGGTGTGCGAACAAAGTCCacattgatagccgaaaagattGAAAATCTACATATAAGGTGTAAAGATCCCTTAATGGTGTGGGGCCTTTTGGGGAAAACCGTGCGGGCATggcccaaagcggacaatatcacacTATGTTAAAAGTGTCTTTGTAGCCCAGCAGAAATATTATATAGGTCCCGCGCATCTCTAATAGAAGACAATATCACACTATGTTGTGTCTTTATACTTTGTAGCCCAACAGAAATATAATATAGGTCCCGCGCGTCTCTCATGGAAGCAAGCAACTATGGTTTATCTACAATATTACAACGTGATATTAGATCTTAAACAAAACCTCAGTACCAAGAATCAAAGGagtaaaagcaaaaaggaaacaTTATCAAATTCACTAATTCAGTTCATTAGACCTTGCAAGTACGTTTTTGCATCCATTGCCGTACATATAGATACTCCCAGTTTCAGTTTATTTGaaactatttcctttttggtctgttccaaaaagaatgtcccctttctaaatttggtaataatttagcttaaacttacaattctacccttaatgagaaactttaataaccacacaaatattttggccccctttttgacttgtttaggactacaaattctaaaaatctttattttttcttaaactacgtGTCCAatcaaacatgttcacataaattggaacggagggataTTAGCTGTCATGAAATATATCatataacaaactaatattaGCTGTCATGAAATCAGAATTATTTGCGAAATTATTCATTCTTGTAGTATCTGCACGACTAAAAATAGATAATATTGATGTCATCGAATGAAATTTTCTATGGAAAATAATCAGGGAAGTTCCTCAAATTTATGCAGACCTTGCAATTCATAATATTGAATAAATTCAAGGTGATATGCCAGTTGGTGCTTTGAAGTTTCCCAAGTGGTCCTTCGTACAGAGTAAATAAGAACTTTCCTGTTGTAAAGAAAAAAATTTGTGCCTAATTTAACTTCAAAAGCTCGTTCATGAGGTAATGATTGCCCAAGACCTGTCCACTGTCACATGTTTGATCAGTTCTCAACTTCATGGACACATATTGCGGTCTATAGTTGACTGTGAACAACTGAATGATTGATTTGCAGTTGGCAGTTGTAAACACTTTCTGGAATTCTGGCTCGCACTCAAATTAAACTGATATTCCTTGTTCAATTCCTAATAATACAATAGTATTCTGAGCAAACTGACATTTATAGTACAATAGTATCCTGAGCAAATTGACATTTACTCTCAGATATCTCCTCATGATTTCCTCTCTGGGTTTCACGAAGCCTTTGACATCAGTGATCCCCATTGGGAAAAACAGCACGGAGAAGATGCCGTACATAAGCGCCTACGGCATATTCTCTATGTTTGACATGATTACCCTTTCACTAATCTCCTCACTCAGATTCTTGAGGACCAACATTATCTCCTCCTGCTGAGGATGAGAGGTTTGGCCCATGAAAAAGGTTGTTATTACTCCATGTAAGTCGATAAAACTCCAACCAGGAAGTTTTTTGAGCCCAAGATCCCTCATTTGGACCCATGCCTTACCAACGC contains:
- the LOC104241941 gene encoding uncharacterized protein, with product MNPQHKHGRSRWNGKMVMFVVLIMGLCITGYVAGPPLYWHLSETISSSAHYSCPSCPCDCATWPLLSFQQGVNVTSFTDCMEHDLGVSEDEERNFTASLTEELKQMENETTENQRRADMALLEAKKMVSQYQKEADKCTSGMGTCEEAREKAEIALEAQRQITAMWELRARHQGWKQDLV